In Mycobacterium sp. Aquia_216, a genomic segment contains:
- a CDS encoding zinc-dependent alcohol dehydrogenase — protein sequence MKAAVVTAPGKAELLDADRPQAGPDDVLVQMRACGICGSDAFYIAIGGIPPRQGHTPLGHEPAGEVVEVGANVSGIAVGDHVVINPMAAPSGIIGNGGAAGALADYLLIENAIRGTSLEVIPSHVPWEVAALNEPMAVARHGANRCKPKPSDKVAIFGAGPIGLGATLAFKSLGVSHVVVVDLIPGRLEKALRIGADAVINFADEDVAARLIELHGVGESRFPGKAGTDIYLDAAGVPAVINTALAAAQQGATLGIVGVHKEPVPVEFINVMSNEITIVGSMGYPDEIFEVTKDLVANWEQYAPIVSHTIPFVSVGAALELASTPGAADKVVVTF from the coding sequence GTGAAAGCGGCGGTGGTGACCGCCCCGGGTAAGGCGGAACTCCTCGACGCCGACCGCCCGCAGGCCGGTCCCGACGACGTGCTCGTCCAAATGCGTGCCTGCGGAATCTGCGGCTCCGACGCGTTCTACATCGCGATCGGCGGCATCCCCCCGCGCCAAGGGCACACGCCGCTCGGGCACGAACCGGCGGGCGAAGTCGTCGAGGTCGGCGCGAACGTGTCCGGTATCGCGGTGGGCGACCACGTCGTCATCAATCCGATGGCCGCGCCCAGCGGCATCATCGGCAACGGGGGAGCCGCCGGCGCCCTGGCCGACTACCTGCTCATCGAAAACGCCATCCGCGGAACCAGTCTCGAGGTCATCCCGAGCCATGTCCCATGGGAGGTTGCCGCGCTCAACGAGCCGATGGCTGTCGCGCGGCACGGTGCCAACCGGTGCAAACCCAAACCATCGGACAAGGTCGCCATCTTCGGCGCGGGGCCGATCGGGCTGGGCGCGACGCTGGCCTTCAAATCCCTTGGCGTAAGCCATGTCGTGGTTGTGGACCTGATTCCCGGCCGACTGGAGAAGGCGCTGCGGATCGGGGCCGACGCCGTGATCAACTTCGCCGACGAGGACGTCGCGGCGCGCCTCATCGAACTGCACGGTGTGGGTGAATCGAGGTTCCCCGGAAAAGCCGGCACCGATATCTACCTGGACGCCGCGGGCGTGCCCGCGGTGATCAACACCGCGCTGGCCGCAGCCCAGCAGGGCGCCACCCTGGGAATCGTTGGCGTGCACAAAGAGCCGGTACCGGTCGAGTTCATCAACGTCATGAGCAACGAGATCACCATCGTCGGATCCATGGGATACCCCGACGAGATCTTCGAAGTGACCAAGGATCTCGTCGCGAACTGGGAGCAATACGCGCCGATCGTCAGCCACACCATCCCGTTCGTCAGTGTCGGCGCGGCGCTCGAGCTCGCCAGCACACCCGGCGCCGCCGATAAGGTCGTGGTGACTTTTTAG
- a CDS encoding SDR family NAD(P)-dependent oxidoreductase: MGLRGLSERVAVVVGGATGIGAATASRLGAEGCRVIVGDVAAAAAEQTAARIADAGGTASHVTFDLADPASVADLIDSAATTYGGVDLLFNVGADMSTIRADTDVVDIDFDVWDRVMTVNLRGYVAAMKYAIPEMLERGRGAIVNMSSAAAFQGEPARPAYATAKAGIGALTRHVASRWGKEGIRCNAVAPGFTATEAIRSVPQWPDLEAGALKRIRGTRVGDPGDIAALVAFLLSEEGEWINGQVVNIDGGTVLR, encoded by the coding sequence ATGGGACTGCGCGGCCTGAGCGAACGAGTTGCGGTGGTGGTCGGCGGCGCCACCGGCATCGGTGCCGCGACTGCCAGCCGACTCGGCGCGGAGGGCTGCCGGGTCATCGTCGGTGACGTCGCGGCCGCCGCGGCGGAGCAAACGGCCGCGCGCATCGCCGACGCCGGCGGGACGGCTTCCCACGTCACTTTCGACCTCGCGGATCCCGCTTCGGTTGCCGACCTGATCGACTCTGCCGCAACGACTTACGGTGGAGTCGACTTGCTGTTCAACGTTGGCGCGGACATGAGCACGATCCGTGCCGACACCGACGTGGTCGATATCGACTTCGACGTGTGGGATCGCGTGATGACCGTGAACCTGCGGGGCTATGTGGCCGCCATGAAGTACGCGATCCCGGAAATGCTCGAACGCGGCCGAGGCGCGATCGTCAACATGTCGTCGGCAGCGGCGTTCCAGGGCGAGCCCGCACGACCGGCCTACGCCACCGCGAAGGCCGGAATCGGCGCGCTGACCCGCCATGTGGCCTCCAGGTGGGGCAAGGAAGGCATTCGCTGCAATGCGGTGGCGCCGGGCTTCACCGCGACCGAGGCCATCCGGTCGGTTCCGCAGTGGCCGGACCTAGAAGCCGGAGCGCTCAAACGCATTCGGGGAACCCGGGTCGGCGATCCCGGGGACATCGCCGCCCTGGTTGCCTTCCTGCTGTCCGAGGAAGGCGAATGGATCAACGGTCAGGTCGTCAACATCGACGGCGGCACCGTCCTTCGGTGA
- a CDS encoding alkyl sulfatase dimerization domain-containing protein — MAGIHRERPGAADLAAATDTPATPLGNDIWMSPGVSNSYAVATDEGRVIVNAGLVFEGPLHRKAFADVPGPVRAIVVTQGHADHWGGVHTLRDEGTEIVMHRNYRYWRDDNNLLMGYRVPKTSFAFQKFSDAVLEHFKTIDPATIDFSFPEPTTTFDRHHELTVGGRSFELAWTPGGETTDAIVVWLPEDRILFTGNLFGPLFGHVPNLMTIRGDRYRDPILYIESLNTVLDLRPQRLVTGHFAPIEGADRIAEEVTAMRDAMQAVHDRTAELMNSGADIHTAMREVKVPEQLDVGEGYGKTSWNVRAIWEMYTGWFRHRSTTELYGVAADSIAADVVNAAGAEALVEAARGHVGSGRPLQAIHLTDLVLSAQPAHRAARTVAADAHEVLLAGTENFWEKAWLTKSVNELRTDT; from the coding sequence ATGGCTGGGATTCACCGGGAGCGTCCCGGGGCCGCCGATCTGGCGGCGGCAACCGACACTCCTGCGACGCCCCTCGGCAACGACATCTGGATGTCGCCCGGCGTCTCCAACTCCTACGCGGTCGCCACCGACGAGGGCCGAGTCATCGTCAACGCCGGGCTGGTCTTCGAAGGGCCCTTGCACCGCAAGGCCTTTGCCGATGTGCCGGGCCCGGTGCGGGCCATCGTCGTCACCCAGGGACATGCCGACCATTGGGGTGGGGTGCACACGCTGCGCGACGAGGGCACCGAGATCGTGATGCACCGCAACTACCGGTACTGGCGCGACGACAACAACCTCCTGATGGGCTATCGCGTGCCCAAGACGTCGTTCGCCTTCCAGAAGTTCTCCGACGCCGTGCTCGAGCATTTCAAGACCATCGATCCGGCGACGATCGATTTCTCCTTCCCCGAGCCGACCACGACGTTCGACCGCCATCACGAGCTCACGGTCGGCGGCCGCTCCTTCGAGCTGGCGTGGACCCCGGGCGGTGAGACCACCGACGCGATCGTGGTGTGGCTGCCCGAGGATCGAATCCTGTTCACCGGCAACCTGTTCGGTCCGCTCTTCGGCCATGTACCGAACCTGATGACCATCAGGGGCGACCGCTACCGCGACCCGATTCTCTACATCGAATCGCTGAACACGGTGCTGGACTTGCGCCCGCAACGATTGGTCACCGGCCACTTCGCCCCGATCGAAGGAGCCGATCGCATCGCCGAGGAAGTCACCGCGATGCGCGACGCCATGCAGGCCGTGCACGATCGCACCGCCGAGCTGATGAACTCCGGCGCCGACATCCACACCGCAATGCGGGAGGTCAAGGTACCCGAGCAACTCGATGTCGGCGAGGGTTACGGCAAGACTTCCTGGAACGTGCGGGCCATCTGGGAGATGTACACCGGGTGGTTCCGGCACCGCTCTACCACCGAGCTCTACGGCGTGGCAGCGGATTCCATTGCGGCGGACGTGGTTAACGCCGCCGGAGCCGAGGCGCTGGTCGAGGCGGCCCGTGGCCACGTCGGCAGCGGGCGGCCGTTGCAGGCCATCCACCTGACCGACCTTGTCCTGTCCGCTCAACCCGCACACCGCGCTGCGCGCACGGTTGCCGCCGACGCGCACGAGGTGCTGCTCGCCGGTACCGAAAACTTTTGGGAAAAGGCCTGGCTCACCAAATCCGTCAACGAATTGAGGACCGACACGTGA
- a CDS encoding sulfotransferase family protein — translation MSDFDNVAGADDIFKVAAQRTGLSEIDSDSWREGLTVMFDDLNNSPAFTASGRERVLDDATNALGRRMQVHAYIQAHPEVLDSPVRRPLFVLGMPRTGTTVISYLLDQDPARRSLLHWQCVHPIPPASSETLRTDPRCLALLEEQRNILEFVKQAKMALPHWEDADGPTEDMFIHNQDFKGLSWDSFLPTDRYARWLFDEADMSSTYEYQKRYLQVLQSKAPGTWSLKMPSHSVHIEALLKVFPDARLIWAHRDPYRATASLCNLWRLPQRLVMNTELLDQTQMGRAATWQMSYHVDRPLRARDRIGDDRFFHMYYHEMMRDPMDVMRRIYEWADKPMTAEVEARMRNWLAEHPQDLFAPNTYSLGEYGLSVDQLKPVFAEYLDTFDIELEAAP, via the coding sequence ATGAGCGATTTCGACAACGTTGCCGGTGCCGACGACATCTTCAAGGTAGCCGCCCAACGCACCGGTCTGAGCGAGATCGACTCCGACTCCTGGCGAGAGGGGCTGACGGTGATGTTCGACGACCTCAACAACTCGCCGGCCTTCACTGCGTCCGGCCGGGAACGTGTCCTCGACGACGCGACGAATGCCTTGGGGCGGCGCATGCAGGTGCACGCCTACATTCAGGCTCACCCCGAGGTACTCGACTCGCCCGTTCGACGGCCACTGTTCGTGCTCGGCATGCCCCGCACCGGCACCACGGTCATCAGCTATCTGCTCGACCAGGACCCCGCACGCCGGTCGCTTCTCCATTGGCAATGCGTGCATCCGATACCGCCGGCCAGCAGCGAGACGCTGCGCACCGATCCCCGGTGTCTGGCGCTGCTGGAGGAGCAGCGCAACATCCTGGAGTTCGTCAAGCAGGCGAAAATGGCGCTGCCGCACTGGGAAGACGCCGACGGCCCGACCGAGGACATGTTCATTCATAACCAGGACTTCAAGGGCCTGTCCTGGGACTCCTTCCTCCCGACGGATCGCTACGCACGCTGGCTTTTCGACGAAGCCGACATGAGCAGCACCTACGAATACCAGAAGCGTTATCTTCAAGTGCTGCAGTCGAAAGCGCCCGGCACGTGGAGCCTGAAGATGCCGTCACATTCGGTGCACATCGAAGCGCTGCTAAAGGTGTTCCCCGATGCGCGGCTGATCTGGGCGCACCGCGACCCTTACCGGGCGACCGCGTCGCTGTGCAATCTGTGGCGGCTACCGCAGCGCCTGGTGATGAACACCGAGCTGCTGGATCAAACGCAGATGGGGCGCGCGGCTACCTGGCAGATGAGCTACCACGTCGACCGGCCGCTGCGTGCCCGAGACCGCATCGGCGACGACCGCTTCTTCCACATGTATTACCACGAGATGATGCGCGACCCGATGGACGTGATGCGTCGCATCTACGAGTGGGCGGACAAGCCGATGACCGCGGAAGTCGAAGCGCGCATGCGTAATTGGCTCGCCGAGCATCCGCAGGATCTGTTCGCGCCCAACACCTACAGCCTCGGCGAATATGGCCTGAGTGTCGACCAACTCAAGCCGGTCTTCGCCGAATACCTCGACACCTTCGACATCGAACTGGAGGCCGCGCCGTGA
- a CDS encoding TetR/AcrR family transcriptional regulator: protein MTASSRSRKRNGDERRRELCDAAIQVLAEQGSRGLTHGQVDRCAGVPEGTTSYYYRTRAALLRGVGWRIAEIDVANLQSVIDEPRDSLAPFAHLAELTMMQADGPGLMLNRARHELLLGAVRDPGLAETSQTFVVRINAMAHEAIAHLQPGTDDPELLDAQTTAVTTFIAGVFTRLAGGDRTISNAEQLTRLLQAVATAVSLQRE from the coding sequence ATGACGGCCAGCTCACGATCCCGGAAACGCAACGGCGACGAACGCCGGCGCGAACTGTGTGACGCCGCAATCCAGGTGCTCGCCGAGCAGGGATCCCGCGGGCTGACACACGGACAGGTCGACCGCTGCGCGGGGGTTCCGGAGGGCACGACGTCGTATTACTACCGCACTCGAGCGGCGCTGTTGCGCGGTGTCGGCTGGCGGATCGCCGAAATCGATGTCGCCAACCTGCAATCGGTGATCGACGAGCCGCGCGACTCGCTCGCTCCGTTCGCGCACCTGGCGGAGTTGACCATGATGCAGGCCGACGGGCCCGGATTGATGCTCAACCGGGCGCGGCATGAATTGCTGCTGGGGGCGGTGCGCGATCCCGGTCTCGCCGAGACATCACAGACCTTCGTCGTCCGGATCAACGCGATGGCCCACGAGGCGATCGCCCACCTACAGCCGGGCACCGATGATCCCGAACTGCTCGACGCGCAGACGACGGCCGTCACCACGTTTATCGCGGGCGTGTTCACCCGGCTTGCCGGCGGAGACCGCACGATCAGCAACGCAGAGCAGCTCACCCGGCTACTGCAGGCCGTCGCCACCGCGGTCTCGCTGCAGCGGGAATAA
- a CDS encoding SDR family NAD(P)-dependent oxidoreductase yields MNTISFDFTGANVLVTGGTSGIGHGIAAEFARAGAAVTLTGTRESAADYPEADLSVFTYRQCRIQDPESVDALADSLGELDILINNAGGPYPAGDEYDPDGYVASVTQNMLGPMRLTMRCHERLKSSQAPGGASVVTVVSMSAFRSAVFVPGYGSSKMGLLSLTMNLSRRWANDGIRVNAIAPGLIDTRMTHPAMGIPEVMDVEIGFHTPLGRPGTPQDCAGAALFLCTDAASYITGSTIAVDGGYLTV; encoded by the coding sequence GTGAACACCATCAGCTTCGACTTCACCGGCGCCAACGTGCTGGTGACCGGCGGCACCAGTGGCATCGGCCACGGGATCGCCGCCGAGTTCGCGAGGGCCGGCGCTGCCGTCACGCTGACCGGCACCCGCGAATCGGCCGCGGACTACCCCGAGGCGGACCTGAGTGTATTCACCTACCGGCAGTGCCGGATTCAGGATCCCGAGTCGGTCGACGCTCTGGCCGACTCACTGGGTGAACTCGACATCCTGATCAATAACGCGGGCGGCCCCTACCCCGCGGGCGACGAATACGACCCGGACGGCTATGTCGCATCGGTGACGCAGAACATGTTGGGCCCCATGCGGTTAACCATGCGCTGCCATGAGCGACTCAAGTCCAGCCAGGCCCCCGGCGGCGCGAGTGTCGTCACCGTCGTCTCGATGTCCGCGTTCCGCTCGGCGGTCTTCGTCCCGGGCTACGGCTCATCGAAGATGGGTTTGCTGTCGTTGACGATGAACCTCTCGCGCCGGTGGGCCAACGACGGCATCCGGGTCAACGCCATCGCGCCCGGGCTGATCGACACCCGAATGACGCACCCGGCCATGGGCATTCCCGAGGTGATGGACGTCGAGATCGGCTTCCACACCCCGCTGGGCCGACCCGGAACACCGCAGGATTGCGCCGGCGCTGCGCTATTCCTCTGTACCGACGCCGCGTCGTACATCACCGGCAGCACCATCGCTGTCGACGGCGGATACCTCACGGTCTGA
- a CDS encoding DUF3556 domain-containing protein: protein MGFIKPYLPDVDPDNFLKQPLMERMRILATDWAENGFGSPKMIHTIYIVKLVVFFALGGITVATATSGLPAFWHVSAWWNQPIVYQKVILWTVLLEAIGVAGSWGPLAGKVKPMTGGILFWARPGTIRLRPWKWVPFTNGDRRTWFDIALYLALLVSLAIPLLTPGVHSDSLSKAVPDNISGLVNPALLVAPIALLVLIGLRDKTIFLAARGEQYLPVMVIFTVLPFVNMIIALKMVIVVVWIGAGFSKFGKHFSNVIPPMVSNTIFAPTWVRRAHYREFPRDMRPSRLADFMAHVNGTTVEILAPLVLFFSTNKWVTLAAVLLMVGFHLFIVSTFPLAVPLEWNVVFAYTTIFLFLGFPNWNRYAPWNMTPPWLALVVAAALLFYPVLGNLRPDKVSFLPSMRQYAGNWASALWAFAPGAERKLNNVTRSASNQLDQFVAAGYEPRWAEITLQKTTAWRSMHSQGRGLYSLLLTHLPDIDGRAVREGEFVCNSLIGFNFGDGHLHNADMIRAVQREAAFEPGECVIAWVESEAFGSGVQHYQLIDAALGVVERGTWKVADAVADQPWLPNGPIPTNVEWSLSGSKPAVRDGQEHGHGALA from the coding sequence ATGGGTTTCATCAAGCCGTATCTCCCCGATGTCGATCCGGATAACTTCTTGAAGCAGCCATTGATGGAACGAATGCGGATCCTCGCCACCGATTGGGCCGAAAACGGCTTCGGCTCACCGAAGATGATCCACACCATCTACATCGTGAAGCTGGTCGTGTTCTTCGCGCTCGGCGGCATCACGGTTGCGACGGCGACGTCGGGGCTGCCCGCCTTCTGGCACGTGAGCGCTTGGTGGAACCAGCCGATCGTCTACCAGAAGGTGATTCTGTGGACGGTGCTTCTCGAGGCGATTGGTGTGGCCGGCTCGTGGGGCCCGCTCGCCGGCAAGGTCAAGCCGATGACCGGCGGCATCCTGTTCTGGGCCCGGCCGGGAACCATCCGGCTACGCCCGTGGAAGTGGGTACCGTTCACCAACGGCGACCGCCGCACCTGGTTCGACATCGCGCTCTACCTGGCACTGCTGGTGAGCCTTGCCATCCCGCTGCTGACACCTGGCGTGCACAGCGATTCACTCTCAAAAGCGGTGCCGGACAACATATCCGGTCTGGTAAACCCGGCCCTGCTGGTCGCGCCGATCGCGCTGCTGGTGCTGATCGGCCTGCGGGACAAGACCATCTTCCTGGCCGCCCGCGGCGAGCAGTACCTGCCGGTCATGGTCATCTTCACGGTGCTGCCGTTTGTCAACATGATCATCGCGCTGAAGATGGTGATCGTGGTGGTATGGATCGGCGCCGGCTTCTCCAAATTCGGTAAGCACTTCTCCAATGTCATTCCGCCGATGGTGAGCAATACGATATTCGCGCCCACCTGGGTACGGCGAGCCCACTACCGCGAATTCCCACGCGACATGCGGCCGTCGCGGCTGGCGGACTTCATGGCACACGTCAACGGCACCACCGTCGAAATCCTGGCCCCGCTGGTCCTGTTCTTCTCCACCAACAAGTGGGTGACGCTGGCTGCGGTGCTCTTGATGGTGGGCTTTCACTTGTTCATCGTCTCGACGTTCCCACTCGCGGTACCGCTGGAATGGAACGTGGTTTTCGCCTACACGACGATCTTCCTGTTCCTGGGCTTCCCGAACTGGAACCGATACGCTCCGTGGAACATGACCCCGCCCTGGCTGGCCCTCGTCGTCGCCGCCGCGCTGCTGTTCTACCCGGTGCTGGGCAACCTGCGGCCGGACAAGGTGTCCTTCCTGCCGTCGATGCGGCAGTACGCGGGCAACTGGGCCTCGGCACTGTGGGCGTTCGCGCCCGGTGCCGAACGAAAGTTGAACAACGTCACCCGCTCGGCGTCCAACCAGCTCGACCAGTTCGTCGCGGCCGGGTACGAGCCGCGGTGGGCGGAGATCACCTTGCAGAAGACGACGGCGTGGCGAAGCATGCACAGCCAGGGCCGCGGCCTGTACTCGCTGCTGCTGACCCACCTGCCCGACATCGACGGCCGCGCGGTGCGGGAGGGCGAGTTCGTCTGCAACTCGCTGATCGGCTTCAACTTCGGCGACGGCCACCTGCACAACGCGGACATGATCCGGGCCGTGCAGCGCGAAGCCGCGTTCGAGCCGGGCGAGTGCGTGATCGCCTGGGTGGAGTCGGAGGCCTTCGGCAGCGGTGTGCAGCACTATCAGCTGATCGACGCCGCACTCGGGGTGGTCGAGCGCGGCACCTGGAAGGTGGCCGACGCGGTCGCCGACCAGCCCTGGCTGCCCAACGGCCCCATCCCGACTAACGTGGAATGGTCCCTGAGCGGCAGCAAACCGGCCGTCCGGGACGGCCAAGAACACGGTCACGGAGCGCTGGCATGA
- a CDS encoding phytoene desaturase family protein, with translation MSTALVVGGGPNGLAAAIALAAKGVQVTVLEAADEVGGGARSSEAIIPGLLHDHCSAIHPMAVGSQFLSEVNLQRYGLSWRWPEIDCVHPLDGGSAGVLHRSVEETAAGLGADGKRWRLAFGYPAAHFDALSDDIMRPLLRLPRHPLMLARFGAPTVFPASTFARVFRTPEGRALFGGVAAHAFRPLHYPMTSAIGMGIIAAGHRHGWAVAAGGSQSITNAMVTLLGDLGGKIETGVRVQNTSQLPPADVTMFDLAPSAVAGILGDRLPRRISAAFTRFRRGPGAFKVDFAVEGGVPWTNPEAHRAGTVHLAGTYAELAATERDIHAGRMPERPFVLIGQQYLADPQRSVGNTHPVWSYAHVPNGYTGDATQAIIAQIERFAPGFTERIVGHAVRSTTQMATYNANYAGGDIMTGAKDIRQLTFGPRITLSPYMIGVPGMYICSAATPPGPGAHGMCGANAARLALDYLARG, from the coding sequence ATGAGCACGGCACTGGTGGTGGGCGGTGGGCCCAACGGGCTCGCCGCCGCGATCGCCCTGGCCGCCAAGGGCGTGCAGGTCACCGTGCTCGAGGCCGCCGACGAGGTCGGCGGTGGCGCCCGCAGCAGCGAAGCCATCATTCCCGGCCTGCTGCACGACCACTGCTCGGCGATCCACCCGATGGCCGTCGGCTCCCAGTTCCTCAGCGAGGTGAACCTGCAGCGGTACGGGTTGTCCTGGCGTTGGCCGGAGATCGATTGTGTGCACCCCTTAGACGGTGGCAGCGCCGGGGTCCTGCACCGCTCGGTGGAAGAGACCGCGGCCGGACTGGGTGCCGACGGAAAGCGGTGGCGCCTGGCGTTCGGCTATCCCGCCGCCCATTTCGACGCGCTGTCCGACGACATCATGCGGCCGCTGCTGCGGCTCCCCCGGCATCCGCTGATGCTGGCGCGATTCGGGGCACCCACGGTGTTTCCCGCGTCCACATTCGCCCGGGTGTTCCGTACTCCGGAAGGCCGGGCGTTGTTCGGAGGTGTTGCGGCCCACGCATTCCGGCCGCTGCACTACCCGATGACCTCGGCCATCGGGATGGGCATCATCGCGGCCGGCCACCGGCACGGCTGGGCGGTGGCGGCGGGCGGATCGCAGTCGATCACCAACGCGATGGTCACGCTGTTGGGCGACTTGGGCGGCAAGATCGAAACCGGCGTCCGGGTGCAGAACACGTCGCAGCTGCCGCCCGCCGACGTCACGATGTTCGATCTGGCGCCGAGCGCGGTCGCCGGAATCCTGGGAGACCGTCTGCCCCGCCGAATTTCGGCCGCCTTCACCAGGTTTCGCCGTGGCCCCGGTGCGTTCAAAGTCGACTTCGCCGTCGAGGGCGGCGTGCCCTGGACGAACCCGGAGGCCCATCGGGCCGGTACCGTGCATCTGGCCGGCACGTACGCCGAGTTGGCCGCGACCGAGCGGGACATTCACGCCGGACGGATGCCCGAGCGGCCTTTCGTGCTGATCGGCCAGCAGTATCTGGCCGATCCGCAACGCTCGGTGGGCAATACCCACCCGGTGTGGAGCTACGCGCACGTCCCCAACGGCTACACCGGCGATGCGACGCAGGCGATCATCGCCCAGATCGAGCGGTTCGCGCCCGGTTTCACCGAGCGCATCGTCGGCCACGCCGTTCGCTCGACGACGCAGATGGCCACCTACAACGCCAACTACGCCGGCGGCGACATCATGACCGGCGCCAAGGACATTCGTCAGCTGACATTCGGACCGCGAATCACGCTGTCGCCCTATATGATTGGCGTGCCAGGCATGTATATCTGCTCGGCCGCCACGCCGCCCGGGCCCGGCGCGCATGGCATGTGTGGGGCTAACGCCGCTCGCCTCGCACTCGACTATCTGGCCCGCGGCTAG
- a CDS encoding SOS response-associated peptidase, whose product MCGRFAVTTDPALLAEKIKAIDEATGTSERAGEPNYNVAPTATVATVVSRHSEPDDEPTRRVRMMRWGLVPPWVKAGPDGGPDTKGPLLINARADKVATSPAFRGSAKSKRCLVPMDGWYEWRPNPENAAGKKTAKTPFFMHRDDGEPLFMAGLWSVWRPGKEADPLLSCTIITTDAVGELAEVHDRMPLILTERDWDTWLNPDAPLDAELLAHAPDVRGIELREVSRLVNSVRNNGPQLLEPAEPEPEQITLL is encoded by the coding sequence ATGTGTGGAAGGTTTGCGGTCACGACGGATCCGGCCTTGCTCGCCGAGAAGATCAAGGCGATCGACGAAGCCACCGGTACCTCGGAGCGCGCGGGGGAGCCCAACTACAACGTGGCCCCCACCGCCACGGTCGCGACGGTGGTGTCCCGGCACAGTGAGCCGGACGACGAGCCGACGCGCCGGGTGCGGATGATGCGCTGGGGACTGGTTCCGCCGTGGGTCAAGGCCGGTCCCGACGGGGGCCCGGATACCAAGGGCCCGCTGCTGATCAACGCCCGGGCCGACAAGGTGGCGACCTCGCCGGCTTTCCGCGGTTCGGCCAAGAGTAAGCGCTGCCTGGTGCCGATGGACGGCTGGTACGAATGGCGGCCCAACCCCGAAAATGCCGCCGGCAAGAAGACCGCCAAGACACCGTTCTTCATGCACCGCGACGACGGCGAGCCGCTGTTCATGGCCGGCTTGTGGTCGGTCTGGAGACCCGGCAAAGAGGCTGATCCGCTGTTGAGCTGCACCATCATCACCACCGACGCGGTCGGCGAACTGGCCGAGGTCCACGACCGGATGCCGTTGATCCTGACCGAGCGCGACTGGGACACCTGGTTGAATCCCGACGCCCCGCTGGACGCCGAGCTGCTGGCGCACGCGCCGGATGTGCGCGGCATCGAACTGCGCGAGGTGTCCAGGCTGGTGAACAGCGTGCGCAACAACGGGCCCCAACTGCTGGAGCCGGCCGAGCCGGAACCCGAACAGATCACGCTGCTATAG
- a CDS encoding 3-hydroxyacyl-CoA dehydrogenase family protein: MTGSYTYTFEDIQDRPVAVIGAGTLGRRIALMFATRGGTVRIFARRAEQRAEATDYVSQNLPRVLAQRGCGEAGAVTATGSLDEALDGAWLAVESVPEKLEIKIPLWGEIDEAAPPDTIFGTNSSSIPSRLMAENVRDKTRLCNVHFYMPPEVNAVDLMSDGQTDRGLLDTLLTVLPEFGVHPFEARQECTGFIFNRIWAAIKRESLAVVAEGVARPEDVDGMFTINLGAPAGPFRMMDLVGLDVVLDIENHYAAEFPHLPKSVRDLLQSYVDAGKLGVKSGEGFYTY, encoded by the coding sequence GTGACTGGTTCGTACACATACACTTTCGAAGACATCCAAGACCGCCCCGTCGCGGTGATCGGAGCGGGCACCTTGGGCCGCCGCATCGCCCTGATGTTCGCCACCCGCGGGGGAACGGTGCGGATCTTCGCCAGGCGTGCCGAGCAGCGCGCCGAAGCGACCGACTATGTCTCGCAGAACCTTCCGAGGGTGCTGGCGCAGCGAGGTTGCGGCGAAGCCGGCGCCGTGACGGCCACGGGGTCGCTCGACGAGGCGCTGGACGGCGCCTGGCTGGCCGTGGAGTCGGTGCCGGAGAAGCTGGAGATCAAAATTCCGTTGTGGGGCGAGATCGACGAAGCGGCGCCACCGGACACCATCTTCGGCACCAACTCGTCGTCCATCCCGTCGCGGTTGATGGCCGAGAACGTCCGGGACAAGACACGTTTGTGCAACGTGCATTTCTACATGCCCCCGGAAGTCAACGCGGTCGACCTGATGTCGGACGGCCAGACCGACCGCGGCCTGCTCGACACGCTGCTGACCGTCCTGCCCGAATTCGGCGTGCATCCCTTCGAAGCGCGCCAGGAGTGCACGGGCTTCATCTTCAATCGCATCTGGGCAGCCATCAAGCGCGAGTCGCTGGCCGTGGTCGCCGAGGGCGTCGCCCGTCCCGAGGACGTCGACGGGATGTTCACGATCAACCTGGGTGCGCCGGCCGGGCCGTTCCGAATGATGGACCTGGTCGGCCTGGACGTGGTCCTCGATATCGAGAACCACTACGCCGCAGAGTTTCCACACCTTCCGAAGAGCGTCCGCGACCTGCTGCAGTCCTACGTCGACGCCGGCAAGCTCGGCGTCAAGAGTGGCGAGGGCTTCTACACCTACTAA